From the Patescibacteria group bacterium genome, the window TGCTTAAATAAATGATTATTTTATTACCTCTCATTTTTCTTTTTTGTTTTCTGATTATTTTTTATTTCACCATTCATTTCTGGCTTCATGATCCTACTATTCCAATGCGGCGCGATTTCTTTCCCAAATCAGAGAAAAAAAGGAAAAAAATTATGGCTATTTTTCCCCATCCCGATGATGAAACTTGTGTTGCCACCACCCTGGCTTATCTTTCCCCTCTTCCCAATACAGTTACCGTTTTATTAACTTTAACTCAGGGTGGTGAGGGCTATTGGGGAAAACAAAAATTTGTCAAAAGCGAGCTTAAAGATGTCCGAAAAAGGGAACTAAGAAAAGCAGCTAAAAGATTGAAAATTGATAAACTTATTATTCTTGATTATCCAGATACAACTCTCCATAAAATAGAGCCAGAAAAGCTAAAAAAAATAATCTTAAAGTACCTAAAAAAAGAAAAGCCTAATCTGATTTTGACTTATGAGGAAAATTCAGGAATTACTGGCCATCAAGACCATATTGTCGTCTCCCAGGCAACAACTGAGGCAGTTAAAGAAATTAAAAACCAGTGGCCAATCAGACTTTACTGGGTAGTAATGCCAAGAAAGATCAATAAAATAATTGAAAGAACAATTAAAAAAAAGCTTAATACTCCTGAACCTGAATTTTGTCTTTCTTTTTTTCGCCTCGGATTAGCTGGATTTAAGGCACTACAAAAAAGATATCTCGCCTTCATTTGCCATCAATCCCAATCTGCAATGTTTCGTCCAAAAATGGGAATTCCTTATTGGCTGGCTAACCTTATCATGCACAAAGATTATTTTTATTGGAAGAGGGTCTAAAAAAACAATCTTAACCACTTTTGCCAGTTAGGCAATCCTAGCGCTTTCTCTGGTAGGTTTGTCTCGTTTTGCCCAACATTTGGGGGTAAAATGACCACTGTTTCTCCCTCTTTACCCAAATTGAGTCTGTTTCTTGCTTCCTGTTCAACAAATTCTTCAGATTGATAATAACCTTTCTTTTCTAAAAGCGCCTGATGCTCTTTTTCTAGCTCCTCCAAATACTCTTGGGCGCTTCGGACCTGATCTCCAGCCTTGATAAGGCGATAAATATTCCTAGATAGGCTAATTATAAGCCCAATACCAATTATCACGATAATAACCTTAACAAGCCTATTTCGAATCATTTTCCTGATTGACAGTTCTACCTATAGATGATATTATGGGTTTCTACCCATGGCTATGAATGACGAAAAATCACTAGTTACTGCCCACCAAAATTTTATTGATCATCTCAAAAAAAGTGGCAAAGCAACCTCCACTATTTTAGCATATGGTGCCGATGTAGAGCAGTTTGCTAACCAACTCAAAAAGAAACAAATCACTCAGACCACTTCGGTTACCCAGGAAATGGTTGAAGAATTCAAAAATTCCCTTAAAAAACAGAAATACACGGAAAAATCTATCTCAAGGAAACTTAATTCCCTTAAAACTTTTTTTCGCTATCTCAAAGAAAGAGGCTTAATCGATAAAGACCCAGCTGCTTTAGTGGAACACCCCCGCTATGAAGTCAAACCACCTCGAGTTCTTTCTAAAATAGAATATCGCGCTTTGAGAGATGCCTGCCGGGATGATCCTCGAATGGCGGCTGTCGTCGAACTATTTCTCCAAACAGGCCTAAGAATTGGTGAGTTGGCCAGGCTTGAACTTGATGATATCGGCGAAAGAGAAATTAGAGTTCGCCCTTATGAATCCCATTCCGAAAGAACTGTGCCTCTCAATCAGCCAGCTAAAAAAGCCCTCGATCGTTATTTTGAAGTCAGGTCAAAAACCAAAAGCCGAGCTGTTTTTGTGACCAAAACCGGTCGACCGATGTTGGTAAGAAATATTCGAGCCTCAATCAATCGTTATTTCCGAATTGCGGGAATTAAAAAAGCAACCGTTAACGACCTTCGTCATACCTTTATTGTTCATCAGCTTTCTTCAGGCACTTCGGTCACCACCGTTCAACATCTGGTTGGCCACAAACGTCTTTCGACGACAGAGAAATATTTAGAATTGGCTGAGGAAAAGAACGAAGAACGAGTTAAGTTAGAAGAACTATAACTTACAATATAGTTTTCGTCTCTTTGAAATAAATTACCCGCTTAAGGCGGGTTTTTTGTGGGCTGGGATGGATTCGAACCATCGACCCCTATCTTATAAGGATAGTGCTCTAACCGCTGAGCTACCAGCCCAAAAATTAAACCTTTCTAAGAAGAATTTTAACAAATTTCGAAGCTAAAGTCGAGCTCGCTGGGCAATTTCCGCTTCAACAATTTCTCTGTCTTTCCCATATTTCAAGCGAGAAAGCTGTTTAATCATTTCCGCTACTTTAGGATTAGCTCGCTTTTTCATCAGATTAAAATCTTTGGTCGTATCCATTGAAAAAGGCGGTACGGGTTCACCGCTAACAATCGTTTTAGCATAGGCATGGAAACGATCAATGTTAATCAGATCATCCTCACCAAAAGTGGGCGCAAACCAGTGTTGTAAAAAATTGGCATCGGTGACACCAATTTGAAAAGAAACAATTGTGCCGACGTTTCCGAAAATAGCGTTTTTAACCTCCTCTTCCATCTGACCAACAAATTGATTAGCCACCGTTAAGTTAAGACCATATTTTCTTGCTTCAGAAAGGATCTGGGCAAAGTCTGGGGTGGCAAAGTTTTGGAACTCATCAACATAGAGATAAAAGTCCCGTCTTTGGTCTTCAGGAATGTCCGCCCGGCTCATGGCGGCAATTAAAATTCTTGGAACTAAAACCAAACCCAAGAAACTTGAATTTTCCTCCCCTATCTTGCCCTTAGCTAGATTAATAATTAAAATCTTGCCTTCATCCATCACCTGTCTGAAATCAAAAGTTGATTTTGACTGACCAATAATATTCCGCATCATTTTATTGGTGACAAAACGACCAAATTTAGAAACAATGTAGTCTAAAACTTCTGATTTATGAAAATCAGCTGTCCGGGCAATCTGGTCTGTCCAATAGCGCTTAATAATCGGGTCTTTAACTTTGGGTAATAATTCCTGAACAAACTTCGGATCTTGCAAACAGCGCATCACTTCAACAAAAGTGTTCCCCGGCTCGCTCATGACCGTTAACATCGCATTTCTAATCGCGTGTTCAAAACGTGGCCCGACAATCCCGGTTTTGTAGGGATCGTAAAGTTTATACATTAAATTGACAATTGCCGAAGCAATCAGGTGTTGTTGATCTTCGGTTTGGGCTTCTAACATGTTTAAGCCCATGGGTCGCTCAGCATCTGAAGGGTCAAAATAAATCACTTCTTCGGCTCGTTCAGGAGGAATGTAGGCTAAAATATCTTCAGCTAAATCATGGGGGTCAATTAAACAAACACCCTTGCCCGCTCGAATATCCTGAAGAAGCATCTCGCGCATCAATTCTGTTTTCCCTGTCCCGGTTTTACCAATAATATAGACATGGCGGCCTCGATCTTTTTCGCCAAGATAAACCGAACGTTCTGTCCCCCGATAAACGCTCTTACCTAGATAAAGTCCTTCTTTGGCAATCTTGGCTGGTGCCGGTGCTCTTTTTGAATAGAGCCAGTAAATATGGGGTGTTTCCACGGTTTTGTTAGGAAAATGATAAATGGTAGCGATCTCCTCGGTATTAAGTACCGTTTGTTTAGCAAAAAAGCGAAAAATAGACTGATAACGATAAATGAAATCAATCATAAAACCTTTTTTAAACCAAATCTTTCTCGTTTTAAGACTATTTAAATCAGAATTGAATTGAGAAAAAGCAGATTTAAGATTACTGAGATGAGCTTTGGCTTCTTCTTCAGTCGGCGAAGAAACTACTAAGCGAATAATCGTGTTAAAACCTGGCTTGGAACACTTGTTCTCAATCGCTTCGATGGTCTTTTGGTCAATCTTAAATTTGGCTTTTTCTGGATCAGCCTCGGCTTTTTTAGTCGAACTAATATAGCTTTTACCCTGACTCCGCCATTTGCTTTCAGCTGGCGAAATCAAAATCTGAATAGCCGCACCCTCATCTTTACCCATCTTAGCCAAAGCGGCGGTAATGGCGGAAAGAGGATCGGTAGACAAATCTTTATAAACTTTAAGAGAGAGATAAGGAGAATCTTTTATTTCTAATTCAGCAAAAGCAACCTTACCTTCTTCAGAAAAGATATTATATTCCTGAACTTGGGTAATTTCTGCATCTGGATAGGCACCATTAATTTGTTTTTCGACCATATCCCTTAATTTTTCTGGCACAGAAACATAAAAACGAATATCCTCGTGTTTCGCCACAATTTCGAAAGATAAATGAGGTTGGGTTTTAAGAAAATTAAACCAACTACCTTTTTTAATGGAATACAGAGAGGCGAACATCTGTTCAGCCGCATCAATCTTAATCTCATTGCTTGAGGGTAAAGCAATCTGAAGAAGAACAGATTCCAAAGACTGTTCTTCGCGACGATGATGACGAAGAAAGAGAACTAAACCATAAAAAAGACCAAGTAAGGCTAAAAAAACAAAACCAATAATAATTAAAATGATGATTAAATAAGTTGCTTGTGATAAAAGATTATTTAGAGCTTGATTCATTCTCCGGCTCCTCGATAAACAAACTTACCGTGGGCGACTTTAACTAAACGAAAACACCACGCCGCTAACCAACGTAAAGAATCAGTTATTTTGTATTGCAAACTTTGTTTCATCTCCAGACTAGTCAAGGGTAATCTAATTTCAACTTTTTGAGGGGCCGTGTCAGCAACAATAACCTGTCCTTGATCATCGGTCACCGGTTGGGGAAGTTTGATTTCAGCTGCAGTTTCAACCTTAGTAAGATAATCTTTAACTTCAGGTTTAATCTCCCCTTCTTTTCTCTCAACCACAGGCACTTTTTCTCGCTCAGAAATTAAAATTTCTTTTCTTTCACCTGAAAGACTTTGTGGTTCGGGCAGGGTCATAAAATTGTTTCCTTTCAGTCAAATTATAGTATAAGCGATTAATGAATAAAAGAAGAATTACAGATTTTAGCTGCACTGAGAATAACCACAAACAGGACAACGGAGACAACCTTCAGCAAACTCAACCATCGTACCACATTCTGGACAATCTGGACAAAGTCCTAAAATATTTTTTGCAGGCCCTTTCTCCACAGAACCAGGTATATTAGAGTCGGGCATAACCGAATGATCAATGCCTAAAGGAGGCATTTCTGTTATTAAAGATGGTGTTGCTGATAATTCTCCTTCTTTCAAATACCTTTCCAAAACTCCTCCTATGGCGTCGGCGCAAGAAAGAACCTGTCCTCCTTTATCCCAAGTAGGAACAGGACAACGAATTCCTTTTAACTGATCAATAATTGCTCTGGGGTCAACTCTTGAACGAAGAGCCAAAGAGATTAAACGACCAACTGATTCAGATTGAGAAGCCATGCAACCGCCTGATTTCCCCATATTACCAAAGACTTCAAAAAGTCCTTCTTCATCTTCATTAATAGTTATATAAATCGTCTGCCCACAACCTAGTTTAATTTTCTCTGTTTTCCCAGTAGTTATCTCTGGACGAGGTCGAGGTTGACGATAAGGCATTACTTCCTTAGTCTCAATTCTTTCTCTTTCGCCAGTTGAAAGAACTTGATCTTTTTTTGAACCATCGCGGTAAACAGTAACTCCTTTACAACCCTCATCAATCGCCAACATAAAAGCTTCCCAAACATCTTCAACAGAAGCTTCTTCAGGCATGTTAATTGTTTTAGAAACTGCGTTATCAATATTCCTTTGAAAAGCAGCTTGTATTAGAACGTGCCATTTCCAATGAATTTCATGCGCTGTCTTTATAACTTCCTTTAATTCCTCAGGAATACTTGCTACCCCCTCTAAAGTACCCTGATTTTTTATTCTTTCAATATCTTCATCGCTTAAATTAAATTCTTCAACTATTCTTGTAAATTGTGGGTGTATTATCCTTCTTCTTTCTGACGTAACATCATCTCTCCTAAGTAAATTCAGGGCAAAAATCGGTTCTATTCCTGAACTGCAACAAGCAATTTCAGCAATGCTTCCGGCTGGAGCAATCGTTGTTACCGAGGCATTACGCATTAATTCGCCTCTCTCAGCATAAACACTTTGTTGATACGCAGGAAAAGGGCCTCTTGTCATAGCTAATTCGCTAGATGCCTCATGGCTCTTTTCTTGAATAAAGCCCATTACTTCTTCAGCAACTTTAATTCCTTGTTCACTATCATATCTCACTCCTAGTAAAATCAACATATCAGCAAAGCCCATCACTCCCAAACCAATTTTTCTTGTTCTTTTAGTTGCCTCTTCTATTTCTGGAGTAGGTAATTTATTAATATCAATCACATTGTCTAAAAAATGAACGGCTGTTCTAGCTACTCTATCAAGCTTAGCCCAATTAACTTCACCATCCTCAACCATTTCTGCTAAATTAATTGAACCTAAATTACAAGACTCATAAGGTAATAATGGTTGTTCGCCACAAGGATTGGTGCTTTCGATCTTACCAAGTTTTGGAGTAGGATTATCTTCATTAATCCTATCAAGGAGAACAATTCCGGGATCAGCATATCTATGAGCATTTTCAACAATTAAACGAAAAATCTCTCTTGCATCTCTCTTTTCCCTCTTACCAGTATGGGGATCAACTAAATCATATTCTCCGCCAGTCCTTAATGCCTCTAGAAACTCTTTTGTCAAACCTACTGAGATATTAAAATTCTTTAATCTCCCTTCTACATTTTTAACACCAATAAATCTCTCAATTTCTGGATGGTCAACATTAAGAATACCCATGTTCGCTCCTCTTCTTTTACCGCCTTGTCTAATCACATCAGTAGTTGCATCAAAAAAACCCTCCATAAAACTAAGTGGGCCAGAAGAAACTCCTCCTGTACTTAAAGGTGACTCTCCTGGCCTTAACTTTGAAAAGTTAAATCCAGTCCCTCCACCTGTTTTATGAATTACAGTCATAGCAGTTCGAGCTTCATTGATTGATGACATATCGTCTTCTATTGGTACGACAAAACAACCCGATAATTGCCCTAGTTTTGTCCCTGTATTCATTAATGTGGGTGAATTTGGAAGGAATTCTCTATTTACCATTATTTGATAGAATTCTCTTGCTGATTCAATCAAGTTTCCCCCGTAACGAGAATCAGCAGTAGCTACACCAACAGCTACTCGCCAAAAGAGTTGTTTAGGAGTTTCATCTT encodes:
- a CDS encoding PIG-L family deacetylase — its product is MIILLPLIFLFCFLIIFYFTIHFWLHDPTIPMRRDFFPKSEKKRKKIMAIFPHPDDETCVATTLAYLSPLPNTVTVLLTLTQGGEGYWGKQKFVKSELKDVRKRELRKAAKRLKIDKLIILDYPDTTLHKIEPEKLKKIILKYLKKEKPNLILTYEENSGITGHQDHIVVSQATTEAVKEIKNQWPIRLYWVVMPRKINKIIERTIKKKLNTPEPEFCLSFFRLGLAGFKALQKRYLAFICHQSQSAMFRPKMGIPYWLANLIMHKDYFYWKRV
- a CDS encoding septum formation initiator family protein, giving the protein MIRNRLVKVIIVIIGIGLIISLSRNIYRLIKAGDQVRSAQEYLEELEKEHQALLEKKGYYQSEEFVEQEARNRLNLGKEGETVVILPPNVGQNETNLPEKALGLPNWQKWLRLFF
- a CDS encoding tyrosine-type recombinase/integrase, encoding MNDEKSLVTAHQNFIDHLKKSGKATSTILAYGADVEQFANQLKKKQITQTTSVTQEMVEEFKNSLKKQKYTEKSISRKLNSLKTFFRYLKERGLIDKDPAALVEHPRYEVKPPRVLSKIEYRALRDACRDDPRMAAVVELFLQTGLRIGELARLELDDIGEREIRVRPYESHSERTVPLNQPAKKALDRYFEVRSKTKSRAVFVTKTGRPMLVRNIRASINRYFRIAGIKKATVNDLRHTFIVHQLSSGTSVTTVQHLVGHKRLSTTEKYLELAEEKNEERVKLEEL
- a CDS encoding type IV secretion system DNA-binding domain-containing protein, translated to MNQALNNLLSQATYLIIILIIIGFVFLALLGLFYGLVLFLRHHRREEQSLESVLLQIALPSSNEIKIDAAEQMFASLYSIKKGSWFNFLKTQPHLSFEIVAKHEDIRFYVSVPEKLRDMVEKQINGAYPDAEITQVQEYNIFSEEGKVAFAELEIKDSPYLSLKVYKDLSTDPLSAITAALAKMGKDEGAAIQILISPAESKWRSQGKSYISSTKKAEADPEKAKFKIDQKTIEAIENKCSKPGFNTIIRLVVSSPTEEEAKAHLSNLKSAFSQFNSDLNSLKTRKIWFKKGFMIDFIYRYQSIFRFFAKQTVLNTEEIATIYHFPNKTVETPHIYWLYSKRAPAPAKIAKEGLYLGKSVYRGTERSVYLGEKDRGRHVYIIGKTGTGKTELMREMLLQDIRAGKGVCLIDPHDLAEDILAYIPPERAEEVIYFDPSDAERPMGLNMLEAQTEDQQHLIASAIVNLMYKLYDPYKTGIVGPRFEHAIRNAMLTVMSEPGNTFVEVMRCLQDPKFVQELLPKVKDPIIKRYWTDQIARTADFHKSEVLDYIVSKFGRFVTNKMMRNIIGQSKSTFDFRQVMDEGKILIINLAKGKIGEENSSFLGLVLVPRILIAAMSRADIPEDQRRDFYLYVDEFQNFATPDFAQILSEARKYGLNLTVANQFVGQMEEEVKNAIFGNVGTIVSFQIGVTDANFLQHWFAPTFGEDDLINIDRFHAYAKTIVSGEPVPPFSMDTTKDFNLMKKRANPKVAEMIKQLSRLKYGKDREIVEAEIAQRARL
- a CDS encoding vitamin B12-dependent ribonucleotide reductase, which encodes MSRKETSELIELGDIGQYGLPFGIKSEGESTLLLYPLIRKTGVDEEDSYRVDIRRILEIPPLPEDLPDPVIVERNRVVLEHRYLLKDETPKQLFWRVAVGVATADSRYGGNLIESAREFYQIMVNREFLPNSPTLMNTGTKLGQLSGCFVVPIEDDMSSINEARTAMTVIHKTGGGTGFNFSKLRPGESPLSTGGVSSGPLSFMEGFFDATTDVIRQGGKRRGANMGILNVDHPEIERFIGVKNVEGRLKNFNISVGLTKEFLEALRTGGEYDLVDPHTGKREKRDAREIFRLIVENAHRYADPGIVLLDRINEDNPTPKLGKIESTNPCGEQPLLPYESCNLGSINLAEMVEDGEVNWAKLDRVARTAVHFLDNVIDINKLPTPEIEEATKRTRKIGLGVMGFADMLILLGVRYDSEQGIKVAEEVMGFIQEKSHEASSELAMTRGPFPAYQQSVYAERGELMRNASVTTIAPAGSIAEIACCSSGIEPIFALNLLRRDDVTSERRRIIHPQFTRIVEEFNLSDEDIERIKNQGTLEGVASIPEELKEVIKTAHEIHWKWHVLIQAAFQRNIDNAVSKTINMPEEASVEDVWEAFMLAIDEGCKGVTVYRDGSKKDQVLSTGERERIETKEVMPYRQPRPRPEITTGKTEKIKLGCGQTIYITINEDEEGLFEVFGNMGKSGGCMASQSESVGRLISLALRSRVDPRAIIDQLKGIRCPVPTWDKGGQVLSCADAIGGVLERYLKEGELSATPSLITEMPPLGIDHSVMPDSNIPGSVEKGPAKNILGLCPDCPECGTMVEFAEGCLRCPVCGYSQCS